In Prunus dulcis chromosome 1, ALMONDv2, whole genome shotgun sequence, the following are encoded in one genomic region:
- the LOC117615921 gene encoding protein FEZ-like encodes MDERSDMNIIGGDKMDEVMLPGFRFHPTDEELVGFYLKRKIQQRPLSIELIKQLDIYKFDPWDLPKLAASGEKEWYFYCPRDRKYRNSTRPNRVTGAGFWKATGTDRPIYSSEGACSSKCIGLKKSLVFYKGRAAKGVKTDWMMHEFRLPSLTDSLSPKRSSSFMDKTIPANDSWAICRIFKKTNSSHAHQRALSHHSWVSVLPETNTYDDHMLGSKAAHSAAHHHHQHEFSSERMPVTSKTNSTTNFCANNNNDIQISSTTSSMSPLDIYTSSYKPMNPLMMGCNIKLPYQYFPISNSNGDYFSSTPSFTFSSSPLETPSGPVAKCAVDVSSLLLNMSSSMLGDYNSSNSINKASAESTNFEFSTTTGSQDQCNGGFSSMPLPLHHEVMQGNNNMGNGHDTVVGLIKNNVSNVNSNVTEDADDQQWETNVRSNIGFPLMMSNSLPLPLNIGGGGGDAWKSSLTWESSPCPSEMSTTRCYT; translated from the exons ATGGATGAGAGAAGTGATATGAATATTATTGGAGGAGATAAAATGGATGAAGTGATGCTTCCGGGGTTTCGTTTTCATCCAACTGATGAGGAGCTTGTTGGGTTTTATCTCAAGAGGAAGATTCAGCAGCGCCCTCTCTCTATTGAGCTCATCAAGCAACTAGACATCTATAAATTTGATCCCTGGGATCTTCcaa AGTTGGCAGCTTCCGGGGAGAAGGAGTGGTATTTCTACTGCCCAAGGGACAGAAAATACAGAAACAGCACAAGGCCGAACCGGGTAACTGGAGCCGGGTTCTGGAAAGCCACGGGAACCGACCGACCCATCTACTCATCCGAAGGTGCATGTAGCTCCAAGTGCATTGGGTTGAAGAAATCACTTGTTTTCTACAAAGGCAGAGCTGCCAAAGGGGTCAAAACCGACTGGATGATGCATGAGTTTCGCTTACCGTCTCTCACCGACTCACTCTCACCAAAGagatcatcatcattcatGGACAAAACCATTCCTGCAAAT GACTCATGGGCAATCTGCAGGATattcaagaaaacaaattcaagTCATGCTCATCAAAGAGCCCTTTCTCATCACTCTTGGGTGTCTGTCTTGCCTGAAACAAACACATATGATGATCATATGCTAGGCTCCAAAGCTGCACACAGTGCtgctcatcatcatcaccaacaTGAGTTTAGTTCAGAGAGAATGCCAGTGACATCAAAAACCAATTCAACCACCAACTTCTGTGCTAACAACAACAACGACATACAAATCTCATCCACCACAAGTTCTATGTCCCCTTTAGATATTTACACTAGCTCCTACAAACCCATGAACCCATTGATGATGGGTTGCAACATCAAACTACCCTATCAGTACTTTCCCATTTCCAATTCTAATGGAGACTACTTTTCTAGCACCCCTAGCTTCACATTTTCATCCTCACCTCTTGAAACTCCATCAGGACCGGTGGCTAAATGCGCCGTGGATGTGTCGTCTTTGTTGTTGAATATGTCGTCTTCGATGCTTGGAGATTATAATAGTAGCAACAGCATCAACAAGGCTTCTGCAGAGAGCactaattttgaatttagtACCACCACTGGATCACAGGATCAATGTAATGGCGGCTTCTCATCCATGCCATTGCCACTTCATCATGAGGTCATGCAAGGTAATAATAACATGGGCAATGGTCATGACACTGTTGTTGGGTTGATCAAGAACAATGTTTCAAATGTGAACTCGAACGTGACAGAAGACGCAGATGATCAACAATGGGAGACGAATGTGAGATCCAATATTGGGTTTCCCTTGATGATGAGCAATAGTTTGCCTTTGCCTTTGAAtataggaggaggaggaggagatgcATGGAAGTCGAGTTTGACGTGGGAGTCTTCACCATGTCCAAGTGAAATGTCCACAACCAGATGCTATACTTGA
- the LOC117614995 gene encoding protein TOO MANY MOUTHS-like — protein sequence MALIFSPLLLFLSFMCFRLLGVMPFTVIMSDSGAPSALVDGPQTGFSMNKDGARTDTREQEAVYDIMRATGNDWATDIPDVCRGRWHGIECMPDNDDVYHVVSLSFGALSDDTAFPTCDPTRSHISPSITKLPYLRTLFFYRCFSYNPQPIPSLLGQLGATLQTLVLRENGHVGPIPIELGNLTRLKVLDLHKNNLNGSIPVCLGRMTGLRSLDLSGNKLTSIPNFSFPILSVFDLSQNLLMGSIPSSLGACPGLIKMDLGQNQLTGPLPYSIGTLKNLMLMDLSYNRLKGPLPMWIRSLISLQTLILKGNPMGPTPIPSDGFDGMKGLMTLILSNMNLHGPIPSSLGKLPGLRVLHLDGNNFNGSIPTSFRELESVSELRLNDNWLRGPIPFGREMVWRMRRKLRVHNNSGLCYNANSGLEDSGIGPCDTPRP from the coding sequence ATGGCACTCATTTTCTCACCACTACTCTTGTTTCTATCTTTCATGTGTTTTAGGCTACTAGGGGTCATGCCTTTCACGGTCATCATGTCGGATTCCGGGGCGCCATCCGCTCTCGTGGACGGGCCACAAACCGGGTTCTCCATGAACAAAGACGGGGCCCGAACTGACACTCGTGAGCAAGAGGCGGTCTATGACATCATGCGGGCTACTGGTAATGATTGGGCCACTGACATTCCCGATGTGTGTCGTGGTCGGTGGCATGGAATTGAGTGCATGCCGGACAATGATGATGTCTACCACGTCGTTTCACTCTCCTTCGGGGCGCTATCCGATGACACTGCATTCCCGACTTGTGACCCAACTCGGTCCCATATTTCACCATCCATCACTAAACTTCCCTACCTCCGGACCTTATTTTTCTACCGTTGTTTTAGTTACAATCCTCAGCCAATCCCGTCACTTTTGGGGCAATTGGGAGCCACACTACAAACTTTAGTGCTTAGGGAAAATGGGCATGTGGGTCCTATTCCTATTGAGCTGGGCAATCTCACCCGTTTAAAAGTTCTTGACCTCCACAAAAACAATCTCAACGGCTCAATTCCGGTGTGCCTGGGCCGGATGACCGGTCTAAGGTCGTTGGACCTGAGTGGGAACAAACTAACTTCAATACCCAATTTCAGCTTCCCAATTTTGAGCGTTTTTGACCTGAGCCAAAACCTTCTAATGGGCTCAATTCCATCCAGCCTTGGAGCCTGCCCTGGTCTTATCAAAATGGATTTGGGACAAAACCAACTCACCGGCCCATTACCCTACTCCATTGGTACTCTAAAAAACCTAATGCTCATGGATCTAAGCTACAATCGCCTCAAGGGTCCACTTCCAATGTGGATTAGGAGCTTAATCTCACTTCAAACTTTGATCCTCAAAGGGAATCCAATGGGGCCCACACCAATTCCAAGTGATGGTTTTGATGGCATGAAGGGGTTGATGACCCTAATTTTATCTAACATGAATTTGCATGGTCCTATACCTTCATCACTAGGCAAATTGCCAGGCCTTCGCGTGCTTCATCTTGATGGGAACAATTTCAATGGCTCAATCCCAACAAGCTTTAGAGAGCTCGAAAGTGTGAGTGAATTGAGATTGAATGATAATTGGCTCAGGGGCCCAATCCCATTTGGGAGAGAAATGGTTTGGAGGATGAGAAGGAAGCTTAGGGTTCATAACAATTCTGGGCTATGTTACAATGCCAATAGTGGGTTGGAAGATTCTGGCATTGGCCCCTGTGACACACCAAGGCCATGA